One window from the genome of Elaeis guineensis isolate ETL-2024a chromosome 5, EG11, whole genome shotgun sequence encodes:
- the LOC105044894 gene encoding zinc finger CCCH domain-containing protein 53 isoform X4 yields the protein MDAYEATRIVFSRIQSLDPENAAKIMGLLLIQDHGEKEMIRLAFGPEALVHSVVLKARKDLGLLPPSTPPAASPPPFLLPRQNSSTRLGLAPPPPLSVSSPSSWPPPPVFSRTNSNGSALNGSVDDVLVQNHADELVSPSNPAVASPFYGGGDLIDEFQLQDQLSFLNDAQVSSPLPIGPKSTAASDLFYQDVECRSPSGDGNGMLYPYGVGWGANGHHRRSCSVTDLCLGADPTGACFGWKPCLYFARGYCKNGSACRFLHGLPDDTAAAVAAGSKMDAVVEQQCQELLLRSKSQRLGGASQLMASAFPYSPTVSVPPSPSSSSKCLNFLLQQQQNESQRAAAAAALMLGGDESHKFVGRSRMERSDFAGMVNPASRQIYLTFPADSTFREEDVSNYFSIYGPVQDVRIPYQQKRMFGFVTFVYPETVKLILAKGNPHFVCDARVLVKPYKEKGKVPDKKQQQQQAERGDFSGCTTPTGLDSRDPYDLQQLARMLYNSTSSQELLLRRKLEEQQQAAELQQAIELQNRRFMGLHLLDLKARSLSSSSMPTSTTSSTIAAPPTITIPPLDSRSNGGSQEGSPSEGTSPSDGKSFGETPGTIPDLKRNTSSHGLLRQTPVNAADKEESPSETTPNEDSDFQESAEHNLPDSPFASPTKTSFTLDSFSAGEADNLAASAAATASSIGSNISNSGSSSSSNSHLFTSTLLPATSTLDMTTFKSCFFQMPRFSSGHGAIGM from the exons ATGGACGCCTACGAGGCGACGAGGATCGTGTTCTCCAGGATCCAGAGCCTGGATCCCGAGAACGCCGCCAAGATCATGGGGCTTCTTTTGATCCAGGACCACGGCGAGAAGGAGATGATCCGCCTCGCCTTCGGCCCCGAGGCCCTCGTCCACTCCGTCGTTCTCAAGGCCCGCAAGGATCTCGGCCTCCTCCCCCCCTCCACCCCCCCCGCCGCCTCCCCGCCCCCATTCCTCCTCCCCCGCCAGAACTCCTCCACCCGACTCGGCCTTGCTCCCCCGCCGCCGCTCTCcgtctcctccccctcctcctggCCTCCGCCCCCCGTCTTCTCCCGCACCAACAGCAACGGCAGCGCTCTCAACGGCTCCGTGGACGACGTCCTCGTCCAGAACCACGCCGACGAGCTCGTAAGCCCGAGCAATCCTGCCGTTGCCTCGCCGTTCTACGGCGGGGGAGACCTCATCGACGAGTTCCAGCTCCAGGACCAGCTCTCTTTCCTCAACGACGCCCAGGTCTCCTCCCCCCTTCCCATCGGCCCCAAGTCCACCGCGGCCAGCGACCTTTTTTACCAGGACGTCGAGTGCCGGAGCCCGAGCGGCGACGGGAACGGGATGCTCTACCCCTACGGGGTTGGCTGGGGGGCCAACGGCCACCACCGCCGAAGCTGCTCCGTCACCGACCTCTGCCTTGGCGCCGATCCCACCGGCGCCTGCTTCGGTTGGAAGCCCTGCCTCTACTTCGCCAGGGGCTACTGCAAAAACGGCAGCGCCTGCCGTTTCCTCCACGGGCTTCCCGACGACACCGCCGCGGCGGTGGCCGCGGGGAGCAAGATGGATGCCGTGGTGGAGCAGCAGTGCCAGGAGCTGCTGCTGAGGTCCAAGAGCCAGAGGCTGGGCGGCGCTTCCCAGCTCATGGCCTCCGCCTTCCCCTACTCCCCTACCGTCTCCGTGCCGCCATCTCCCTCGTCATCGAGCAAATGCCTCAACTTTTTGCTCCAGCAGCAGCAGAATGAGAGCCAAAG GGCGGCAGCGGCGGCAGCGCTGATGCTGGGAGGCGACGAGTCCCACAAGTTCGTTGGCCGGTCTAGAATGGAAAGGAGCGATTTTGCCGGCATGGTGAATCCGGCATCGAGGCAGATTTATTTGACCTTCCCGGCCGACAGCACCTTCCGCGAAGAGGATGTCTCAAACTACTTCAG CATTTACGGGCCAGTTCAGGACGTGAGGATCCCATACCAGCAGAAGAGGATGTTTGGGTTCGTGACCTTCGTCTACCCGGAAACGGTGAAGCTGATCCTGGCCAAGGGGAACCCTCACTTCGTTTGCGACGCCCGGGTCCTCGTCAAGCCCTACAAGGAGAAGGGAAAAGTCCCCGACAA gaagcagcagcagcagcaggccGAGAGGGGTGATTTCTCCGGCTGCACCACCCCTACCGGCCTCGACTCCAGAGACCCCTATGACCTTCAGCAACTCG CAAGGATGCTGTATAACAGCACCAGCAGCCAGGAGTTGTTACTGAGGAGGAAGCTAGAAGAGCAGCAGCAAGCAGCGGAGCTGCAGCAGGCCATTGAGCTCCAGAATAGGCGATTCATGGGCCTCCATCTCCTGGACCTCAAAGCCAGaagcctctcctcctcctccatgcCCACCTCCACCACCAGCTCCACCATTGCCGCTCCTCCAACCATCACCATTCCTCCTCTGGATTCTAGAAGCAATGGTGGAAGCCAGGAAGGCTCGCCATCGGAAGGTACAAGTCCTTCAG ACGGCAAGAGCTTCGGTGAGACGCCTGGCACGATACCGGACCTCAAGAGAAACACTTCTTCCCATGGACTGCTTCGCCAGACGCCAGTCAACGCTGCAGATAAGGAGGAATCTCCCAGTGAGACGACCCCCAATGAAGATAGCGATTTCCAAGAAAG TGCTGAGCATAACCTGCCGGATAGTCCCTTCGCTTCGCCCACCAAGACTTCGTTTACGCTCGACTCGTTCTCGGCTGGCGAAGCCGATAATCTGGCGGCCTCCGCCGCTGCTACGGCTTCCTCCATTGGCAGCAACATCAGCAACAgcggcagcagcagcagcagcaatagcCATCTCTTCACCTCCACACTGCTGCCGGCTACTTCTACACTGGATATGACCACCTTCAAATCTTGCTTCTTCCAGATGCCCAG GTTTTCGTCCGGTCACGGAGCGATCGGAATGTAA